The genomic interval TCTAAACTCAAAAAAGCTTTTCCTAAATTCTTAATAATATCTGAAGCAATAAAAGATTCGTAACCTGTTTTGGCTAAAGCAATATCTGCTGTTAATCCATGAAGATAAACTCCGAATTTTGAGGCATATTTTGGTTCGTAGCCTTGCGCGAGAAGGCTTGTGAGGATTCCAGTTAAAGTGTCACCGCTTCCTGCGGTTGCTAAAGCCGCATTTCCTGTTGTGTTTTCGTAGACTGAAGTTCTGTTTATAATGAATGTTGGCGCACCTTTCATAACGACAATAACTTTGTATTTTTCTGAAAATGCAATTGTTTTCTGAAATTTTTCTGATTCAGAATTCCATTTGCCGATTAAACGTTCTAGTTCTTTTGGATGAGGTGTTAGAATCGTGTCTTCGGGAACTAATTCCAGCCAAGATAAGTTTTCTGAAATAATGTTTAAAGCATCGGCATCAAGGACTAAAGGCGCTTTGTTAATTCTTAAAAATTCGAATAAGGCTTTTTGTGTTCCGAGTTCTTTTCCGATTCCTGGGCCAATTCCGATTGCTTGCGAAATTAAAGGTAAATGAATATTGGTGATAAAATTGGTATTTTCATCGGTAACGGTCATTACTTCTGGAATGGAAATTTGAAGAATTTGATAACCGCATTTTGGCATAAAAGTCGTTACGAGTCCGCAACCGGATTTTAAACAGGATTTTGAAGCTAAAACGGCCGCTCCTATTTTCCCGTAACTTCCAGCGATAATTACGGCGTGACCTTGTGTTCCTTTGTGTGCGTGCGGATTTATAGGTTTGTATATTTTTAGAATTTCTTCTTTTGTGATTAAATATGGAGACTTCATTTGGCTTCTTTACTTGTTGCGGTTAATTTTTAAACACATAGTCCCGACGCTTCGGGATAGCTTTTCTTTGCGAATAAAGGCGTTTCACTTGTTTTAACAAACATAGCTAGACTTGAAAACTATAATTATATATATTAAAGTTATAGAAAAAATCGAAAGCATAAACA from Flavobacterium sp. YJ01 carries:
- a CDS encoding NAD(P)H-hydrate dehydratase, which gives rise to MKSPYLITKEEILKIYKPINPHAHKGTQGHAVIIAGSYGKIGAAVLASKSCLKSGCGLVTTFMPKCGYQILQISIPEVMTVTDENTNFITNIHLPLISQAIGIGPGIGKELGTQKALFEFLRINKAPLVLDADALNIISENLSWLELVPEDTILTPHPKELERLIGKWNSESEKFQKTIAFSEKYKVIVVMKGAPTFIINRTSVYENTTGNAALATAGSGDTLTGILTSLLAQGYEPKYASKFGVYLHGLTADIALAKTGYESFIASDIIKNLGKAFLSLEK